The nucleotide sequence AACACATTTGATGACTTTAAACGCATCATCTGGGATTTCGCTGATCATTTAAGCGAAGAAGCCCAAGTTGAAGATGCGTCACAAGCCGATATCAATCAAAGCCTTGAAGGCTTGCGCGAGGCCGTTGAATCCAACTCTATTGAAGAGCTGCGGGCGCGCTCTAGAGAATTCATTAACTTCTATTTAAAGCATCAGAACTCGACGAACGAACGCCGTTCAAAGCGCATGGAATCCATCAAAAAGAATCTGACTACGGTCAAAAAGCAATTGATGGAAGCCAATCAGACAATGCGTCGGGACCATATGACGGGGGCTCACAACCGTCGTAGCTACGACGAACAAGTGCGTCGCTATTTGCAGTTGCATGATATCGACAAGGATCCAATGACCTTGATTCTTTTAGACATCGATTTCTTTAAAAAGATCAACGATGCCTACGGACACGACATCGGAGACTTCGTGCTAAAAGAATGCGTGCGTCTGCTTCAAGAAAGCTTTTCGCGCGAAGAGGACTTTATTGCCCGCCTGGGTGGTGAAGAGTTTGCCGTGATTCTGCCGGGCTGTAATACCGAGGCGGCCATCAAGATGGCGGAAGAAGCGATGAACCGCATCCGCAAAGAAGTCTTCGTGCAAGATAAACTGGAGATTCGTTTTACAATCTCCATGGGGATTGCTGAAATCACCCCGGGTGAGTCCGCTGATAGCTGGTACAAACGCGCCGATGAAGCCCTTTACGAATCCAAGCAAACGGGCCGCAACAAATACTCATTAGCCAAAGCCCCGGGAATGAAACGGGTCGCTTAAATAAGAATGCTCCTGAAACTTCAAAGGATCCGCAAGGATCCTTTTCTTTTGGCGTTCGCCTCTAGCTCCTTAAAAAGACTCAAGAATCACTGTCCAAACTTTAGACAGTTGCCCAGAAAATTCTAGTGACTGGAAATTTCTGATCACACGCCGTGATTTTCGGGGTGTTCTGAAAAATCTAAACACTCGCAGCGAATTTCAAAACGAAATCGAAATCAGCGCGTGCAGAGTTGGCTTTCACTTTGCTTTGTACGTCAGTCATGATGACGACAACACTTCCAAAAAAACTTTTAGTCCTTTTTCTTTTTGTAAATCTAGCGGCACAAGCGCAAGCCGACACGAACGCTCTCAAAGATCGCGACATCGTTGTTGCGATCATCGATACGGGTGTCGACGTCAATCACCCCCTTATTCGCGATCACCTGTGGGTGAACCCGAATGATCAGAAAAATACGATAGATGATGATGGCAATGGATATGCCGATGACCTCCATGGATGGAACTTTGTTTCAAATAATAGTGATATTTCGGATAACCA is from Bdellovibrio bacteriovorus and encodes:
- a CDS encoding GGDEF domain-containing protein produces the protein MKQWMKKLVEQFDMDWGTSSHEKGASSAGPSLTEDRATLLYILDVYNKHLFEIQNHSVRKVRAKLDTFAKELVQADTEATEKTLFRLRQFISSYRIDEYTYVQNTFDDFKRIIWDFADHLSEEAQVEDASQADINQSLEGLREAVESNSIEELRARSREFINFYLKHQNSTNERRSKRMESIKKNLTTVKKQLMEANQTMRRDHMTGAHNRRSYDEQVRRYLQLHDIDKDPMTLILLDIDFFKKINDAYGHDIGDFVLKECVRLLQESFSREEDFIARLGGEEFAVILPGCNTEAAIKMAEEAMNRIRKEVFVQDKLEIRFTISMGIAEITPGESADSWYKRADEALYESKQTGRNKYSLAKAPGMKRVA